The Panicum virgatum strain AP13 chromosome 5K, P.virgatum_v5, whole genome shotgun sequence genome has a window encoding:
- the LOC120706871 gene encoding E3 ubiquitin-protein ligase RFI2-like: MRRRRPWLPREEEEEAEAEGGEEQQLAAEGDGEEEQVGEGGEEKAAAVVSCSICLDRVVVGGEERSTARLQCGHEFHLDCIGSAFNAKGIMQCPNCRKIEMGNWLYANGPRSSQDANNDEWGYDEDHYDVAHSDMATFVPLRIQWCPVGRLPALLEELETAPPATFNDFMGPNFNSEHMAVSVPGTAHPGPYLAYFQPVPPPAPSSSHVAERTMDVAAYHDHWNPLAGPSDGRPAQTVHPIDFHNNPWAHMLHSYSQSNNNNGVAEQPVLPVGAMRVGGVDSDSQRGSLPSFYGNGSGAPRIPSVPPMAPQFIRANGNINDQFQQSSSLFAGSQRSGGMHPLGAGGPAVPPPDNTSFCLFPPASSGPSTMGTEDVRGNQFYAWERDRLAPYPLVSTNNEGTWWSSSQQQQPHGLPEPASASRRLPGQWIGGAARSQPQENRLPDDSPFRPMHIPRM; this comes from the exons atgaggaggagacgGCCGTGGTtgccgagggaggaggaggaggaggcggaggcggaggggggggaggagcagcagctggcggcggagggcgacggggaggaggagcaggtgggGGAGGGCGGGGAGGAGAAGGCCGCGGCGGTGGTGTCGTGCTCGATCTGCCTCGACAGAgtggtcgtcggcggcgaggagaggTCCACCGCGAGGCTGCAGTGCGGCCACGAATTCCATCTCG ATTGCATTGGTTCAGCATTTAATGCCAAAGGAATTATGCAATGCCCCAATTGTCGCAAAATTGAGATGGGGAATTGGCTTTATGCAAATGGTCCCCGATCATCACAGGATGCAAACAATGATGAATGGGGCTATGATGAAGACCATTATGATGTTGCTCACTCAGATATGGCAACCTTTGTG CCACTTCGCATCCAGTGGTGTCCAGTTGGGCGCTTACCAGCTTTGTTAGA AGAATTAGAGACCGCACCGCCAGCTACTT TTAATGATTTTATGGGGCCAAACTTCAATTCGGAGCACATGGCTGTATCTGTACCTGGCACAGCTCATCCAGGTCCATATCTCGCTTACTTTCAGCCTGTGCCACCGCCAGCACCATCAAGCTCCCATGTTGCTGAGAGAACAATGGATGTTGCTGCATATCATGATCACTGGAACCCTCTGGCTGGACCATCAGATGGCCGACCAGCGCAGACAGTACATCCCATTGACTTCCATAATAACCCCTGGGCACATATGTTGCACTCCTATTCTCAATCCAACAACAATAATGGTGTAGCTGAGCAGCCAGTACTCCCGGTTGGGGCAATGAGGGTTGGAGGGGTTGACAGTGATAGCCAACGAGGATCTCTTCCCTCATTTTATGGAAACGG GTCTGGAGCACCTAGGATCCCAAGTGTTCCTCCTATGGCACCACAATTCATAAGAGCAAATGGCAACATAAATGATCAATTTCAGCAGAGTTCTAGCTTATTTGCTGGGTCACAGCGATCAGGAGGCATGCATCCGCTAGGAGCTGGTGGGCCTGCCGTGCCACCTCCAGATAACACCTCCTTTTGCCTGTTCCCACCAGCTTCATCGGGCCCTAGTACAATGGGGACTGAGGATGTCAGAGGAAACCAGTTCTATGCCTGGGAGAGGGACCGCCTTGCTCCTTACCCTCTGGTTTCCACAAATAATGAAGGTACCTGGTGGAGCTCTTCACAACAGCAGCAGCCTCATGGCTTACCAGAGCCTGCATCTGCCTCAAGAAGGCTGCCCGGGCAGTGGATTGGTGGCGCTGCTAGGTCGCAACCACAGGAGAATAGATTGCCAGATGACTCACCATTCCGTCCAATGCACATCCCTCGGATGTAG